The proteins below are encoded in one region of Buttiauxella gaviniae:
- a CDS encoding MltR family transcriptional regulator, with product MTTLNEDDVLERLEAQNDLASFMSVAHDILLTGIRQFLPSLFVDNDEEIVEYAVKPLLARSGPLDDIDVALRLIYALGKMDKWLYADITCFAQFCEFVQYSKETPQFHDDVTYDFMANLNSITQNATLFNAIKSMKYSDFSIYSEVRYGNLVKTALSLAVTSLLKELVW from the coding sequence ATGACCACGTTGAACGAAGATGATGTGCTTGAAAGGCTGGAAGCGCAAAATGATCTGGCCTCATTTATGAGCGTCGCACACGATATTTTGCTAACCGGTATCAGGCAATTTCTGCCTTCGTTATTTGTTGATAATGATGAAGAGATAGTCGAGTACGCCGTTAAGCCCTTGCTTGCCAGAAGTGGGCCGCTAGATGATATCGACGTTGCGCTACGCCTGATTTACGCGTTGGGGAAAATGGATAAATGGCTGTATGCCGACATTACCTGTTTTGCTCAGTTTTGTGAGTTTGTGCAATACAGCAAAGAGACGCCTCAGTTTCATGATGACGTCACTTACGATTTCATGGCGAACCTTAATTCAATTACCCAAAACGCAACGCTGTTTAATGCAATTAAAAGCATGAAGTATTCGGACTTCTCTATTTATTCCGAAGTGCGTTACGGCAACCTCGTGAAAACGGCGTTATCTCTGGCAGTGACTTCATTATTGAAGGAGTTAGTCTGGTGA
- the glpX gene encoding class II fructose-bisphosphatase, translated as MKTLAYPFFRTTEQAALAAWPLIGCGDKNRIDGVAVQAMRDALNQIDMQGKIVIGEGEIDHAPMLYIGEMLGNGQSPKIDIAVDPIEGTRMVAMGQNNALAVMACAPEGSLLHAPDMYMKKLVVGKKAKGAINLAATLEENLRNIAAALGKPLERLRMVTLDKPRHQDAIAVATRLGVKVIALPDGDVAASVMTCLLENQYDVMYSIGGAPEGVISACAVKALGGEMQVELLDFCQAKGESPVNRQIADSEHRRCAEMGVEVNRIYSLNEIVKSEAVLFSATGVTGGDILYGVREEGDVVRTQTLFINGIERTCNIIDSLHHL; from the coding sequence ATGAAAACGCTGGCTTATCCTTTTTTCCGCACCACGGAACAGGCGGCTTTGGCTGCCTGGCCACTCATCGGTTGCGGTGACAAGAATCGTATCGATGGTGTCGCTGTGCAGGCGATGCGTGATGCGCTTAATCAAATCGATATGCAGGGGAAGATTGTCATTGGTGAAGGGGAAATCGACCATGCGCCGATGCTCTATATTGGTGAGATGTTAGGTAATGGACAATCCCCGAAAATCGATATCGCCGTCGATCCCATTGAAGGGACGCGTATGGTGGCGATGGGGCAAAACAACGCTCTGGCGGTCATGGCCTGCGCGCCGGAAGGATCGCTGCTTCATGCCCCCGACATGTATATGAAGAAGTTGGTGGTCGGCAAAAAAGCTAAAGGAGCGATCAATCTTGCGGCAACGCTCGAAGAAAACCTGCGAAATATTGCCGCGGCATTGGGCAAACCGCTTGAGCGGCTACGAATGGTCACGCTCGATAAACCACGGCATCAGGATGCTATCGCCGTCGCCACAAGGCTGGGGGTGAAAGTAATTGCCTTGCCCGATGGTGACGTCGCCGCCAGTGTGATGACGTGCTTGCTGGAAAACCAATACGACGTGATGTACAGCATCGGCGGTGCGCCAGAGGGGGTGATTTCAGCGTGTGCTGTGAAAGCGCTGGGTGGTGAAATGCAGGTCGAGTTATTAGATTTTTGCCAGGCAAAAGGGGAGTCTCCCGTCAATCGCCAGATTGCGGATTCAGAACATCGACGCTGCGCTGAAATGGGTGTCGAGGTGAACCGTATTTATAGCCTGAATGAAATTGTCAAAAGCGAGGCGGTTTTATTTTCCGCAACGGGCGTTACGGGAGGCGATATTCTGTATGGCGTGCGTGAAGAAGGTGATGTGGTACGCACTCAAACGCTCTTCATTAATGGTATAGAGCGCACCTGTAATATTATAGACTCTCTACATCACCTTTAA
- the tkt gene encoding transketolase encodes MSSRKELANAIRALSMDAVQKAKSGHPGAPMGMADIAEVLWRDFLNHNPQNPAWADRDRFVLSNGHGSMLIYSLLHLTGYDLPIEELKNFRQLHSKTPGHPEVGYTAGVETTTGPLGQGVANAVGMAIAERTMAAQFNRPGHDIVDHFTYTFLGDGCMMEGISHEVCSLAGTLGLGKLVAFYDDNGISIDGHVEGWFTDDTAKRFEAYGWHVVRGVDGHNADAIKRAVEEAKAVTDKPSLLMCKTIIGFGSPNKAGTHDSHGAPLGDAEIALTREQLGWKHAPFEIPSEIYAQWDAKEAGQAKEAAWNEKFAAYAKAFPQEAAEFTRRMKGDMPADFAAKAQEFIANLQANPAKIASRKASQNTIEAFGHLLPEFLGGSADLAPSNLTIWSGSKAINEDLAGNYIHYGVREFGMTAIANGIALHGGFLPYTSTFLMFVEYARNAVRMAALMKQRQVMVYTHDSIGLGEDGPTHQPVEQLAALRVTPNMSTWRPCDQVESAVAWKYAVERHDGPTALIFSRQNLAQQDRTEQQLADIARGAYILKDCAGQPELILIATGSEVELAVAAWDQLSAEGIKARVVSMPSTDAFDKQDPAYREAVLPKAVAARVAIEASIADYWYKYVGLNGAVVGMTTFGESAPAEQLFEEFGFTVENVVKQAKAVL; translated from the coding sequence ATGTCCTCTCGTAAAGAGCTTGCCAATGCTATTCGTGCACTCAGCATGGACGCAGTACAAAAAGCCAAATCCGGTCACCCGGGTGCCCCTATGGGTATGGCCGACATTGCCGAAGTCCTGTGGCGCGATTTCCTGAACCATAACCCGCAGAACCCTGCATGGGCTGACCGCGACCGTTTCGTTCTTTCTAACGGCCACGGTTCAATGCTGATTTACAGCCTGTTGCACCTCACAGGTTATGACCTGCCGATTGAAGAACTGAAAAACTTCCGTCAGCTGCATTCCAAAACTCCGGGCCACCCGGAAGTGGGCTACACCGCTGGCGTAGAAACCACGACTGGCCCGCTGGGTCAGGGTGTTGCGAACGCTGTTGGTATGGCGATTGCGGAACGTACTATGGCCGCACAGTTCAACCGTCCAGGCCATGACATCGTTGACCACTTCACCTACACATTCCTGGGTGATGGCTGCATGATGGAAGGTATTTCCCATGAAGTTTGCTCTCTGGCGGGTACGCTGGGTCTGGGTAAACTGGTTGCCTTCTATGATGACAACGGCATCTCCATCGACGGCCACGTTGAAGGCTGGTTCACTGACGATACCGCAAAACGCTTTGAAGCCTACGGCTGGCACGTGGTGCGCGGCGTTGATGGCCACAATGCAGACGCAATCAAACGCGCTGTTGAAGAAGCTAAAGCGGTCACAGACAAACCTTCACTGCTGATGTGCAAAACCATCATCGGTTTCGGTTCTCCAAACAAAGCCGGTACGCATGATTCTCACGGCGCACCTTTGGGTGATGCGGAAATCGCATTGACTCGTGAGCAGCTTGGCTGGAAACACGCGCCATTCGAAATCCCGTCTGAGATCTACGCTCAGTGGGATGCTAAAGAAGCAGGCCAGGCTAAAGAAGCGGCATGGAACGAGAAATTTGCAGCTTACGCAAAAGCTTTCCCGCAGGAAGCCGCAGAATTTACCCGCCGTATGAAAGGCGATATGCCTGCTGATTTCGCAGCAAAAGCGCAAGAGTTCATCGCGAACCTGCAAGCTAACCCTGCGAAAATCGCTAGCCGTAAAGCCTCTCAGAACACCATCGAAGCATTCGGTCACTTGCTGCCAGAATTCCTCGGCGGTTCTGCTGACCTGGCACCATCAAACCTGACTATCTGGTCTGGTTCTAAAGCCATCAACGAAGACCTGGCCGGTAACTACATCCATTACGGTGTACGTGAATTCGGTATGACGGCGATTGCTAACGGTATCGCGCTGCACGGTGGTTTCCTGCCGTACACCTCTACCTTCCTGATGTTTGTTGAATATGCCCGTAACGCGGTGCGTATGGCAGCGCTGATGAAGCAACGCCAGGTGATGGTTTATACCCACGACTCAATCGGTCTGGGCGAAGATGGCCCAACTCACCAGCCGGTAGAGCAGCTTGCTGCCCTGCGTGTAACGCCAAACATGAGCACGTGGCGTCCGTGTGACCAGGTTGAATCTGCGGTGGCGTGGAAATACGCAGTAGAACGTCACGACGGCCCGACCGCGCTGATCTTCTCCCGTCAGAACCTGGCGCAACAGGATCGTACTGAGCAGCAACTTGCAGATATCGCTCGCGGCGCATACATCCTGAAAGATTGTGCAGGCCAGCCTGAGCTGATTCTGATCGCAACCGGTTCTGAAGTTGAACTGGCCGTTGCGGCATGGGATCAACTGTCTGCTGAAGGCATCAAAGCGCGCGTGGTTTCCATGCCGTCTACCGATGCATTCGATAAACAAGATCCCGCTTACCGTGAAGCCGTGCTGCCGAAAGCGGTTGCTGCGCGTGTTGCTATCGAAGCCAGCATTGCTGACTACTGGTACAAATACGTTGGCCTGAACGGTGCGGTTGTGGGCATGACCACCTTCGGTGAGTCTGCTCCGGCAGAGCAGTTGTTTGAAGAGTTTGGCTTCACCGTTGAGAACGTGGTGAAACAGGCTAAAGCCGTTCTGTAA
- a CDS encoding PTS mannitol transporter subunit IICB, producing the protein MKNKSARAKVQAFGGFLTAMVIPNIGAFIAWGFITALFIPTGWLPNEHFAKIVGPMITYLLPVMIGSTGGHLIGGKRGAVMGGIGTIGVIVGADIPMFIGAMIMGPLGGWVIKVIDRTLEKRIPPGFEMVINNFSLGIAGMLLCLLAFEVIGPAVLVANNFVKECIEALVSTGYLPLLSLINEPAKILFLNNAIDQGVYYPLGMQQASDTGKSIFFMVASNPGPGLGLLLGFAVFGKGMAKKSAPGAMIIHFLGGIHELYFPYVLMKPLTLIAMIAGGMSGIYTFNLLGGGLVAGPSPGSIFAYLALTPRGAFFATIAGVTVATAVSFVITAFILKLDRSKEAEKEDNFDETASAMKAMKQEGAWSAGPVKLVAFVCDAGMGSSAMGATTFRKRLQKQGMETEVKHYAIENVPEHAEIIVTHASLEGRVKMVTNKPLILINNYIGDPKLDALFNELTAQVK; encoded by the coding sequence ATGAAAAATAAATCAGCTCGTGCCAAAGTCCAGGCTTTCGGCGGATTTCTTACAGCTATGGTTATCCCTAATATTGGCGCATTTATCGCGTGGGGTTTTATTACCGCGCTATTTATTCCAACCGGTTGGCTACCTAACGAACATTTCGCCAAAATAGTTGGCCCAATGATCACTTATTTGCTTCCGGTGATGATTGGCTCGACCGGCGGCCATTTAATTGGTGGAAAACGCGGTGCGGTGATGGGCGGGATTGGCACTATCGGTGTGATTGTGGGTGCCGATATTCCGATGTTCATCGGCGCTATGATCATGGGCCCACTCGGCGGTTGGGTTATCAAAGTTATCGACAGAACGCTGGAAAAGCGTATTCCGCCAGGCTTTGAGATGGTTATCAATAATTTCTCATTGGGTATTGCCGGGATGCTGCTTTGTCTGTTGGCCTTCGAAGTCATTGGCCCTGCGGTATTAGTGGCGAACAACTTTGTAAAAGAGTGCATTGAAGCATTGGTCAGCACCGGTTATTTGCCGCTGCTATCCCTGATTAACGAACCGGCGAAGATTCTGTTCCTGAACAATGCTATCGACCAGGGGGTTTACTATCCACTCGGAATGCAGCAAGCGTCTGATACCGGTAAATCTATCTTCTTTATGGTGGCATCGAATCCAGGCCCAGGGCTGGGGTTGCTGCTTGGATTCGCGGTATTTGGCAAAGGAATGGCGAAGAAATCTGCTCCTGGAGCGATGATTATTCACTTCCTCGGTGGCATTCATGAACTTTATTTCCCGTATGTATTGATGAAGCCGCTGACGCTGATTGCCATGATTGCAGGCGGCATGTCCGGGATTTACACCTTTAATCTGTTAGGTGGTGGCCTGGTTGCAGGGCCAAGTCCGGGCTCTATTTTTGCCTATCTTGCCCTTACTCCTCGCGGTGCATTCTTTGCCACCATTGCGGGTGTCACCGTGGCAACCGCTGTCTCCTTTGTTATCACCGCGTTCATTCTGAAACTTGATCGCAGCAAAGAGGCCGAGAAAGAAGACAATTTTGATGAAACAGCCAGCGCAATGAAAGCGATGAAGCAGGAAGGGGCGTGGAGTGCAGGCCCGGTGAAACTGGTCGCGTTTGTCTGCGATGCGGGAATGGGCTCGAGCGCGATGGGAGCCACCACGTTTCGGAAGCGCCTGCAAAAGCAGGGCATGGAAACGGAAGTAAAACACTATGCAATAGAAAACGTGCCTGAACATGCAGAGATCATCGTCACGCATGCCAGCCTGGAAGGGCGCGTTAAAATGGTGACGAACAAACCGCTGATACTGATTAATAATTATATTGGTGACCCGAAACTCGACGCGTTATTTAATGAATTAACCGCCCAGGTAAAATAA
- a CDS encoding M48 family metallopeptidase codes for MKIRPILLSLSVAALLSGCQNMDSNGLMASGAEAFQAYTLSDAQVKALSDKSCAELDSKATIAPANSEYAQRLAKIASALGDNINGMPVNYKVYVTKEVNAFAMANGCIRVYSGLMDMMNDNEVEAVIGHEMGHVALGHVKKGMQVALGTNAARVAAASAGGVIGSLSQSQLGDLGEKLINAQFSQRQESEADDYSYDLLRKRGINPIGLATSFEKLAKEEEGRQSSMLDDHPASAERAQHIRDRMTADGLK; via the coding sequence ATGAAAATACGCCCAATTTTACTGAGCCTGAGCGTTGCTGCCCTACTGAGCGGCTGCCAGAATATGGACTCGAACGGCCTGATGGCTTCCGGAGCTGAAGCCTTCCAGGCATACACGTTAAGCGATGCGCAGGTGAAAGCACTTAGCGACAAATCCTGTGCCGAGCTCGACAGCAAAGCCACCATCGCTCCAGCCAATAGCGAATATGCGCAACGCCTGGCGAAAATCGCCAGCGCCCTGGGCGATAACATTAACGGCATGCCGGTGAACTATAAGGTTTACGTCACCAAAGAGGTGAACGCCTTCGCTATGGCAAACGGCTGTATTCGCGTTTATAGCGGCCTGATGGACATGATGAACGATAACGAAGTCGAAGCGGTTATCGGCCATGAAATGGGCCACGTCGCACTCGGCCATGTGAAGAAAGGCATGCAGGTCGCATTGGGCACTAACGCCGCACGCGTTGCAGCAGCTTCTGCGGGCGGAGTTATCGGTAGCCTGTCACAGTCGCAGCTCGGTGATTTAGGGGAAAAGCTGATTAATGCGCAATTCTCCCAGCGCCAGGAATCTGAAGCGGATGACTACTCGTATGATCTGCTAAGAAAACGTGGGATCAACCCGATTGGCCTGGCAACCAGTTTTGAAAAACTGGCTAAAGAGGAAGAAGGCCGCCAGAGCTCAATGCTTGACGACCACCCAGCTTCAGCAGAACGCGCACAGCATATTCGTGATCGCATGACGGCGGATGGCTTGAAATAA
- a CDS encoding YncE family protein yields MNRHTLCGYKNSGFIALTAALLMGSFGINAKPLPEKDFLTVPAGKGVYELAFDASRNVLFVASAPSFDKDKTHGLVYTLSPDTLAATGNIATDRRAFATVLDQENHILYIGNTLEGSVTLIDTRNGKEIKTVQLSDMSNPEAIIHTREMVLDKKHQRLYVSGVAEKGIIWVIDTQKLQHIATIENVGEYPTGLAIDEQKGRIYAVNGIGELITLDASDNKIISRVKVEPQKKHFFLNIAVDNKNERAFITDPDLPDVLVVSLNDGKILHRIDVTNSLAVIYNAARHEIYITHRNAKLISIVDSKTYKVKSSISTTALPNSLALSPDGNTLYASVKQGEKEMLTQPDYIIKVDLNKI; encoded by the coding sequence ATGAATCGACATACTTTGTGTGGTTACAAGAATTCGGGCTTCATTGCTTTAACGGCTGCGCTGTTGATGGGCTCCTTTGGTATCAATGCAAAACCGCTTCCCGAAAAGGATTTTCTCACCGTTCCAGCCGGAAAAGGTGTTTACGAGCTGGCGTTCGATGCCTCCAGAAACGTGTTGTTTGTGGCCTCTGCCCCTTCATTTGATAAAGATAAAACGCATGGCCTGGTCTACACGCTGAGCCCGGACACACTGGCGGCAACGGGAAATATCGCCACTGACCGACGTGCATTTGCCACCGTGCTCGATCAAGAAAACCATATTCTGTATATCGGTAACACCCTTGAAGGGTCTGTCACGCTCATTGATACCCGTAATGGCAAAGAAATTAAGACGGTACAACTCAGCGACATGAGTAATCCTGAAGCGATTATTCATACCCGAGAAATGGTGCTGGATAAGAAGCACCAGCGTTTGTATGTTTCGGGTGTGGCTGAGAAAGGGATTATTTGGGTTATCGATACACAAAAACTGCAGCACATTGCGACCATTGAAAATGTCGGTGAATATCCAACAGGGTTAGCAATCGATGAGCAGAAAGGTCGCATTTATGCCGTTAACGGTATCGGGGAATTAATTACGCTTGATGCCAGCGATAATAAAATTATTTCCCGTGTAAAAGTTGAACCGCAGAAAAAACACTTCTTCTTAAATATTGCTGTGGATAATAAAAATGAGCGGGCATTTATTACCGATCCCGATTTACCTGATGTATTAGTCGTTTCACTTAACGATGGGAAAATCCTCCATCGTATCGATGTGACTAACTCTCTGGCAGTGATCTATAACGCGGCTCGCCATGAAATTTATATCACGCACCGCAATGCGAAGCTTATCAGTATCGTTGACAGTAAAACGTATAAAGTGAAATCCAGCATTTCGACAACGGCGCTGCCTAACAGCCTTGCGCTTTCTCCCGATGGAAACACTCTTTATGCTAGCGTAAAGCAGGGCGAAAAAGAGATGCTTACCCAACCGGATTACATCATAAAAGTCGATCTTAATAAGATTTAA
- the cmtB gene encoding PTS mannitol transporter subunit IIA — MRLIDYFPDASISIKNSASDWQQAIDYSMEVLLQKGYVTSGYITAIKKTTQETGPYYILAPFVAMPHSRPECGAIKTGLSLTLLNTAVAFGENKEPVKLLIGLSAADSDEHIGAIQALSEMFCEESKIDALLNASTERQLMDIITQE, encoded by the coding sequence ATGCGGTTAATAGATTATTTCCCTGATGCTTCCATATCCATAAAAAACTCTGCCTCTGACTGGCAGCAGGCAATAGATTATTCAATGGAAGTTCTATTGCAAAAAGGATATGTCACCTCTGGCTATATTACTGCCATAAAAAAGACCACCCAGGAAACGGGGCCGTATTATATTCTGGCTCCCTTTGTCGCTATGCCGCATTCTAGGCCGGAATGCGGAGCAATAAAAACTGGATTGTCACTCACGCTGTTAAACACTGCCGTTGCTTTTGGCGAAAATAAAGAGCCTGTAAAGTTATTAATCGGATTGTCTGCGGCTGATTCTGATGAGCATATTGGTGCCATTCAGGCACTGAGCGAAATGTTTTGTGAAGAGTCAAAGATTGATGCTTTGCTGAATGCGAGTACCGAGCGGCAACTCATGGATATTATCACTCAAGAGTAA
- a CDS encoding zinc-binding dehydrogenase — protein MKTKVAAIYGKRDVRIREFELPKISDDELLVSVISDSVCLSTWKAALLASDHKRVPDDLNNHPVITGHECAGVIVEVGNNLAGRYKKGQRFVLQPAMGLPSGYSAGYSYEYFGGNATYMIIPKQAIDLGCVLPYHGSYFAAASLAEPMCCIIGAYKANYHTTQYVYEHRMGIKPGGNLALLACAGPMGIGAIDYAINGNIKPGKVVVVDIDEARLAQAQKLLPVELAAKNGIELIYVNSKHLDNPVAALRDMTGGAGFDDVFVYAAVPAVIELGDDLLADDGCLNFFAGPTDKNFKVPFNFYNVHYGSTHIVGTSGGSTDDMLEAIELAASGRLQPSFMVTHVGGLDAVPETVLNLPDIPGGKKLIYNGVTMPLTAIIDFARLGETDPLFHRLAELVAETHGVWNEAAEKYLLAYFGVDTGVEN, from the coding sequence ATGAAAACTAAAGTTGCTGCCATTTATGGCAAGCGGGATGTCCGCATCCGTGAGTTTGAATTACCAAAAATTAGCGATGATGAATTATTGGTGAGCGTTATTTCTGATAGCGTCTGTTTATCAACATGGAAAGCAGCACTGCTGGCAAGCGATCATAAACGTGTTCCTGACGACCTAAATAATCATCCTGTTATTACCGGGCATGAATGTGCTGGGGTGATTGTTGAAGTGGGAAACAATCTGGCAGGAAGGTATAAAAAAGGTCAGCGTTTTGTTTTACAGCCAGCAATGGGGTTGCCAAGCGGATATTCAGCGGGATACAGCTATGAATATTTTGGTGGCAATGCGACATATATGATCATCCCCAAGCAGGCAATTGATTTGGGATGCGTTCTGCCTTATCACGGCTCTTATTTTGCAGCAGCGTCATTGGCTGAACCTATGTGCTGCATTATTGGTGCGTATAAAGCGAACTACCACACTACGCAATATGTCTACGAACACCGCATGGGAATTAAACCCGGCGGTAATCTGGCGCTATTAGCCTGTGCAGGCCCGATGGGGATCGGTGCGATTGATTACGCCATCAACGGCAATATTAAGCCGGGCAAAGTCGTGGTGGTGGATATTGATGAAGCCCGACTGGCGCAGGCGCAAAAACTCCTGCCGGTAGAGTTGGCGGCAAAAAATGGCATTGAGCTAATTTATGTGAACAGCAAGCACCTGGATAACCCTGTGGCTGCGTTGCGAGATATGACTGGTGGTGCGGGTTTTGATGATGTCTTCGTCTATGCTGCAGTGCCCGCAGTCATTGAGCTTGGAGACGATTTGCTGGCTGACGATGGCTGCCTGAATTTCTTCGCCGGGCCAACGGATAAAAACTTCAAAGTGCCGTTTAATTTTTACAATGTGCACTACGGCAGCACGCATATTGTGGGCACTTCTGGCGGTTCAACCGATGATATGCTCGAAGCGATTGAACTTGCCGCCAGCGGGCGATTGCAGCCTTCGTTTATGGTTACGCATGTAGGCGGATTGGATGCGGTGCCTGAAACAGTCCTTAATCTGCCGGATATTCCGGGTGGCAAAAAGCTGATTTACAACGGCGTCACCATGCCCCTTACCGCTATTATCGATTTTGCCCGCTTAGGGGAAACCGATCCCTTATTCCACCGCCTTGCAGAGCTGGTTGCGGAAACGCACGGTGTATGGAACGAAGCGGCAGAAAAATATCTGTTAGCGTATTTTGGCGTTGATACCGGCGTGGAGAATTAA
- a CDS encoding TonB-dependent receptor domain-containing protein, with translation MRNNKRLALAGLVVFAGSTVLPVIAEENNTAVSESEDQMVVTASGFSQEKKEAPATISVIDRKQLDEKPNRNVAEAIQDLPGVNVGTGSSDMSSGDIMMRGMDSSYTAFMVNSVKQNTGEARPYGQDIGAEVNFLPPMEAIERIEVIRGPMSSLYGSDAIGGVVNVITKKPYGVADWTGALAANSFIQEDSSFGNTNQMNLFAMGPIVPDVLGVSVAADWLNRRDDERNNYFSKNDRKSIDMTVGLAANETNLFDLNVVTGKQKKNRDEAPWKWTFDRDAFTLSHSGWYAEDTIATKNYINYEKGRSRYNLNDDAPQYIQTENYVANSQTTFTFDAHKLTVGANFTREELNDQFAVSSKEAPGVEPVTKISRDGWALFAEDGWQLGDFTLTTSARLDRDNYFGTHITPKLYGNWVITDAWALKGGVSAGYKKPELRETSSNFVTPRGSLPPYPYLTVGNDDLKPEKSVNSELGLYWAAEKLALDGTVFYTQFKDKISEETICETTATHQCQMNGYKADSISKYFNVGKADVYGLELNADWQVTETVKANANYTYNHSEQKTGVNKGYALNDFPRHMANLSLTWSATYALDLWSKVNYRSSNRDAGDHIDYDTWTMVDLGARYQLNKNTQLMAGIYNLFDADPQRVSQWGDYGLVEGRRYNLGARIEF, from the coding sequence ATGAGAAACAATAAACGTTTGGCATTGGCAGGGTTAGTTGTCTTCGCCGGAAGCACGGTGCTTCCGGTAATAGCAGAAGAAAATAATACAGCGGTTAGCGAATCTGAAGACCAAATGGTGGTGACAGCTTCGGGCTTTTCTCAGGAAAAGAAAGAAGCACCGGCGACTATTTCCGTTATCGACAGAAAGCAGCTTGATGAAAAGCCCAACCGTAATGTTGCGGAGGCTATTCAGGATTTGCCCGGTGTTAATGTGGGCACCGGATCAAGCGATATGTCATCCGGCGATATTATGATGCGCGGGATGGATTCGAGCTATACCGCATTTATGGTCAACAGCGTTAAACAGAATACCGGAGAGGCGCGTCCCTACGGGCAGGATATTGGGGCAGAGGTTAATTTCCTGCCACCAATGGAAGCGATTGAGCGCATAGAGGTTATTCGTGGACCTATGTCGTCTCTTTATGGATCTGATGCCATTGGCGGCGTGGTTAACGTTATTACGAAAAAGCCCTATGGCGTTGCTGACTGGACGGGCGCATTAGCCGCAAATAGCTTTATTCAGGAAGACAGTTCATTTGGTAATACCAACCAGATGAATTTATTCGCCATGGGCCCAATCGTACCTGATGTGCTGGGGGTTAGCGTCGCGGCTGACTGGCTTAACCGCCGCGATGACGAACGTAATAATTACTTTAGCAAAAACGATCGCAAGTCGATTGATATGACCGTTGGCCTTGCGGCAAATGAAACGAATTTGTTTGACCTGAATGTTGTGACGGGAAAACAAAAGAAAAACCGCGATGAAGCACCGTGGAAGTGGACGTTTGATCGCGATGCGTTCACGCTCAGCCACAGCGGTTGGTACGCCGAAGATACAATTGCGACCAAAAACTACATTAACTACGAGAAAGGGCGCTCCAGATATAACCTGAACGACGATGCGCCGCAGTATATCCAGACTGAAAACTACGTTGCCAATAGTCAGACGACGTTTACGTTTGATGCCCATAAATTAACCGTTGGGGCCAATTTTACTCGCGAGGAACTTAACGATCAGTTTGCCGTTTCGAGTAAAGAAGCGCCGGGCGTGGAACCGGTGACCAAAATCAGCCGTGACGGCTGGGCGCTGTTTGCAGAAGACGGCTGGCAGTTGGGCGATTTCACTCTCACCACTTCGGCTCGTTTAGATCGTGATAACTATTTCGGCACACATATTACGCCGAAATTGTATGGTAACTGGGTGATAACAGATGCCTGGGCACTGAAAGGGGGCGTCTCCGCGGGCTATAAAAAACCGGAGCTGCGCGAAACATCGTCTAATTTCGTGACGCCACGCGGCTCTTTACCGCCGTACCCCTATTTGACCGTGGGTAACGACGATCTCAAACCTGAGAAAAGTGTTAACTCCGAACTAGGTCTGTACTGGGCGGCTGAGAAACTGGCATTAGACGGTACGGTTTTCTATACCCAATTCAAAGACAAAATCTCTGAAGAGACGATCTGTGAAACAACGGCGACCCACCAGTGCCAGATGAACGGCTACAAAGCCGACTCTATCAGTAAATATTTTAACGTCGGTAAAGCTGATGTTTACGGGCTGGAGCTGAATGCCGACTGGCAGGTGACTGAAACGGTTAAAGCCAATGCCAACTATACCTATAACCACAGCGAGCAGAAAACCGGCGTGAATAAAGGCTATGCGCTGAATGATTTCCCGCGTCATATGGCGAATCTGTCACTCACCTGGTCGGCGACATATGCGTTAGATCTCTGGAGTAAAGTCAATTACCGCAGCAGCAACCGTGATGCCGGGGATCATATTGATTACGATACCTGGACGATGGTTGATCTCGGCGCTCGTTATCAATTGAACAAAAACACTCAATTGATGGCCGGAATTTACAACTTGTTTGATGCCGATCCGCAGCGCGTTAGCCAATGGGGTGATTATGGCCTGGTTGAAGGGCGTCGTTACAACCTGGGTGCACGCATTGAGTTTTGA